The Pyrus communis chromosome 9, drPyrComm1.1, whole genome shotgun sequence genome has a segment encoding these proteins:
- the LOC137744204 gene encoding uncharacterized protein, whose protein sequence is MGDKQDDDRSQSSDYTSEDEGTEDYRRGGYHAVRIGDTFKSGRYVVQTKLGWGHFSTVWLAWDTQHSRFVALKVQKSADHYTEAAMDEITILKQIAEGDPDDKKCVVKLLDHFKHSGPNGQHVCMVFEYLGDNLLTLIKYSDYRGVPLHKVKEICYHVLVGLDYLHRQLSIIHTDLKPENILLMSMIDPLKDPTKSRAPLILPGGNDKDASESGYAKVLNGDMSRNQKKKIRRKAKRAAQECVDRDEADADGETSTEVEASPNTRLNVRSVEDQSTSSVSANRSSDAGGPNGSRPGSQGSKRGNRTTRQKLLASIDLTCKLVDFGNACWTYKQFTNDIQTRQYRCPEVILGSKYSTSADLWSFACICFELATGDVLFDPHSGDNFDRDEDHLALMMELLGMMPRKIALGGRYSRDYFNRYGDLRHIRRLRFWPLNKVLVEKYEFSEKDASELTDFLVPILDFVPEKRPTAAQCLLHPWINAGPRLLEPSIAADKKQGVGSDTAEENQREKDEREAMEVGVGNIAINSDSKRVKDVPSSGKPSRAAEGNPSR, encoded by the exons atggggGATAAACAGGACGACGATCGGAGTCAGAGCAGCGACTACACGTCGGAGGACGAAGGCACCGAGGACTACCGGCGCGGCGGCTACCACGCCGTCCGAATCGGCGACACTTTCAAGAGCGGACGGTATGTCGTTCAGACCAAGCTCGGCTGGGGCCATTTCTCCACCGTCTGGCTCGCCTGGGACACCCAACACTCC AGATTTGTTGCTCTGAAAGTGCAAAAGAGTGCTGACCACTACACCGAGGCGGCCATGGATGAGATAACCATCTTGAAACAGATTGCAGAGGGAGACCCAGATGATAAAAAATGCGTGGTGAAGCTTCTAGACCATTTTAAGCATTCGGGTCCGAATGGGCAACATGTTTGTATGGTTTTTGAGTACTTGGGTGATAATCTGTTGACGCTTATTAAGTATAGTGATTACCGGGGAGTGCCACTACATAAGGTTAAGGAGATTTGTTATCATGTTTTGGTTGGATTGGATTATTTGCACAGACAGCTGTCGATTATACACACTGATTTGAAGCCAGAGAATATCTTGTTGATGTCAATGATAGACCCGCTCAAGGATCCGACAAAGTCAAGAGCACCTCTTATTCTTCCGGGTGGTAACGACAAGGATGCATCGGAGTCAGGGTATGCAAAAGTGTTAAATGGGGATATGAGTCGGAACCAGAAGAAAAAGATTAGAAGAAAGGCGAAGCGTGCAGCTCAAGAGTGCGTGGATAGAGATGAAGCTGATGCTGATGGAGAAACATCCACTGAGGTAGAGGCATCTCCTAACACAAGATTGAATGTGCGTTCTGTCGAAGACCAGTCTACTAGTTCTGTCAGTGCAAATAGATCATCAGATGCTGGTGGGCCAAATGGCTCTCGTCCAGGAAGTCAGGGTAGTAAGAGAGGCAATCGCACCACAAGGCAGAAGCTGTTGGCATCAATTGACCTGACTTGCAAATTGGTTGATTTCGGGAATGCATGTTGGACGTACAAACAGTTCACAAACGATATCCAAACAAGACAGTATAGGTGTCCAGAGGTGATCCTCGGCTCAAAATATTCAACCTCGGCAGATCTTTGGtcttttgcatgcatttgttttgagcttgcaacGGGTGATGTACTCTTTGATCCCCACAGCGGTGACAACTTTGACAGGGATGAG GATCACTTAGCATTGATGATGGAGCTTCTTGGAATGATGCCACGAAAG ATTGCCTTAGGTGGTCGATATTCTAGAGATTACTTTAATAGATACGGGGATTTGAGGCACATTCGTCGCTTGCGTTTTTGGCCCCTGAATAAGGTTCTGGTAGAAAAGTACGAATTCAGCGAGAAAGATGCAAGTGAATTAACCGACTTCCTCGTTCCCATCCTCGACTTTGTCCCTGAGAAACGGCCTACTGCTGCACAGTGCCTTCTTCATCCATGGATCAATGCAGGTCCTCGGCTACTGGAACCATCTATAGCTGCTGATAAAAAACAAGGAGTGGGCAGTGACACGGCTGAAGAAAACCAGAGGGAAAAAGACGAGAGGGAGGCAATGGAGGTTGGAGTGGGAAATATCGCCATTAATTCCGATTCTAAACGGGTCAAAGATGTCCCATCCAGTGGTAAACCTTCCAGGGCAGCCGAAGGTAATCCATCCAGGTAG